Genomic window (Pseudomonas sp. L5B5):
AGGACCCGTACCTGCGCATCGGCAAGGCCGAGGACGATCCGGCCGACACCAACGCCGAAAGCCGGCTGCACCGCAGCGATGCCCGGGATATCGCGCGGCGCAGCCTGGTCCTGCTGAAGAACCACAACGACACCCTGCCGCTGAAGAAGACCGCGAAGATTGCCGTGGTCGGCCCGCTGGCCAAGGCGCCGATCGACATGATGGGCAGCTGGGCCGCCGCTGGCGTGCCGGCGCAATCGGTGACCCTCTACGACGGCATGCGCAATGTGCTGGGAGACAAGGCCCAACTGGTGTACGCCCGGGGTTCCAACATCACCGCCGACAAGAAGGTGGTGGATTACCTGAACTTCCTCAACTTCGATGCCCCGGAAGTGGTGGACGACCCGCGTCCGGCCCAGCAGATGATCGACGAGGCCGTGAAGGCCGCCCAGGCCTCGGACGTGATCGTTGCCGCCGTGGGTGAATCGCGGGGCATGTCCCACGAGTCCTCGAGCCGTACCGAGCTGAACATCCCTGCCAGCCAGCGCGACCTGATCAAGGCCCTCAAGGCCACCGGCAAGCCCCTGGTACTGGTACTGATGAATGGCCGGCCACTGACCCTGCTGGAGGAAAACCAGCAGGCCGACGCGATCCTGGAAACCTGGTTCAGCGGTACCGAGGGTGGCAACGCCATCGCCGACGTGCTGTTCGGCGACTACAACCCTTCGGGCAAGTTGCCGATCACCTTCCCCCGCTCGGTGGGCCAGATCCCGACCTACTACAACCACCTGACCATCGGCCGGCCGTTCACCCCGGGCAAGCCGGGCAACTACACCTCGCAGTACTTCGACGACACCACAGGACCGCTGTTCCCGTTCGGCTACGGCCTGAGCTACACCAGCTTCAGCCTGTCGGGCATGGCCCTGTCCTCCACTACCCTGCACAAGGGCGGCAAGCTGCAAGCCAGCGTGACGTTGAAGAACACCGGCAAGCGCGACGGCGAGACCGTGGTGCAGTTGTACATCCAGGACGTGGCCGGCTCGATGATCCGCCCGATCAAGGAGCTGAAGAACTTCCAGAAGGTCATGCTCAAGGCCGGTGAAGAGAAAGCCATTCACTTCACCATCACCGAGGACGACCTGAAGTTCTACAACGCCCAGCTCAAGTACGCCGCCGAACCCGGCGACTTCAACGTGCAGATCGGCCTGGACTCCCAGGACGTCGAGCAACAGAGCTTCGAACTGCTCTGATCCCCCGCACCGGCTGGCGCATGACCTGCGCCGGCCGGCTGCCTCTGCAATGTCTAGAATCTCTGCACGTCCACAACCCCTGCAATTTCTGTAGCCGCTCCCGAGCCTGCGAGGCTGCGCAAAGGTCCGCAGGTCCTTGCTTGTCGATCTCCCGCCAAACCTCCATCGGACTCACGACCGCCGCGACCGCTTCGCGCTCGTGCGCAGCCTGCGGCAGCGGTTACAGCCAGCCGTATCAGGCGTGACGGTCAGCCACGCCGATCCAGCAGGTTGACCACCAGGCGATCGACCCATCCCCAGATCCGCTGCTTGATCCGGCGCCACAAGGGCCGGTTGCGCCACACCGCCAGGCTGACCTCCTCGCTCTGGGCGAAGTCCGCCTCGAAGCTCGCCGTCACCGCGGCGGTCAGCGCCGGGTCCAGGGCCTCCAGGTTGGCTTCCAGGTTGAAGCGCAGGTTCCAGTGGTCGAAATTGCACGAGCCGACGCTCACCCAATCGTCCACCAACACCATCTTCAGGTGCAGGAAACACGGCTGGTACTCGAAGATCCGTACCCCGGCCTTGAGCAGGCGCGGGTAGTAACGGTGCCCGGCGTAACGCACCGCCGGGTGATCGGTACGCGGTCCGGTCAGCAGCAGGCGCACGTCCAGGCCCCGGGCTGCGGCCTTGCGCAGCGAGCGACGCACCGACCAGGTGGGCAGAAAGTATGGCGTGGCCAGCCAGACACGTCGCTGGCCACTGTGCAGTGCCCGGATCAGCGAATGCAGGATGTCACGGTGCTGGCGAGCATCGGCATAGGCCACCCGGCCCATGCCCTCGCCGGTGTCAGGCAGGCGCGGCACCCGTTGCAGGCCAAAGTCGGCGCTGGGTTTCCAGGCGCCGCGATAGAGGTTGGCGTCCC
Coding sequences:
- the bglX gene encoding beta-glucosidase BglX; the protein is MKKLCLLGLLVSLASHPVLAESAPVPLENKEAFITDLLKRMTLEEKIGQLRLISIGPEMPRELIRKEIAAGNIGATFNSISRPENRPMQDAAMRSRLKIPMFFAYDVIHGHRTIFPISLALASSWDMDAIGRSGRIAAQEASADSLDITFAPMVDISRDARWGRTSEGFGEDTYLVSRIAKVMVKAYQGQSPAAPDSIMASVKHFALYGAVEGGRDYNIVDMSPVKMYQDYLPPYRAAIDAGAGGVMVALNSINGVPATSNTWLMNDLLRKDWGFKGLAVSDHGAIIELIRHGVAKDGREAAKLAIKAGIDMSMNDSLYGKELPGLLKSGEIEQKDIDNAVREVLGAKYDMGLFKDPYLRIGKAEDDPADTNAESRLHRSDARDIARRSLVLLKNHNDTLPLKKTAKIAVVGPLAKAPIDMMGSWAAAGVPAQSVTLYDGMRNVLGDKAQLVYARGSNITADKKVVDYLNFLNFDAPEVVDDPRPAQQMIDEAVKAAQASDVIVAAVGESRGMSHESSSRTELNIPASQRDLIKALKATGKPLVLVLMNGRPLTLLEENQQADAILETWFSGTEGGNAIADVLFGDYNPSGKLPITFPRSVGQIPTYYNHLTIGRPFTPGKPGNYTSQYFDDTTGPLFPFGYGLSYTSFSLSGMALSSTTLHKGGKLQASVTLKNTGKRDGETVVQLYIQDVAGSMIRPIKELKNFQKVMLKAGEEKAIHFTITEDDLKFYNAQLKYAAEPGDFNVQIGLDSQDVEQQSFELL
- a CDS encoding phospholipase D-like domain-containing protein, coding for MRGAVFPWREGNRFELLIDGPAFFPRMLVAIARAQQQVELELYLVEAGSCAQAMVQALVQAAERGVRVRCLFDDYGSLAFTQALRRSLTEAGVELRFYNRLRWRQGFLNLYRDHRKLLLVDHSLAVVGGTGVTDEFWLPERNSCDWHEVMVQISGPMVADWQVLFDRQWDANLYRGAWKPSADFGLQRVPRLPDTGEGMGRVAYADARQHRDILHSLIRALHSGQRRVWLATPYFLPTWSVRRSLRKAAARGLDVRLLLTGPRTDHPAVRYAGHRYYPRLLKAGVRIFEYQPCFLHLKMVLVDDWVSVGSCNFDHWNLRFNLEANLEALDPALTAAVTASFEADFAQSEEVSLAVWRNRPLWRRIKQRIWGWVDRLVVNLLDRRG